A DNA window from Trichocoleus desertorum ATA4-8-CV12 contains the following coding sequences:
- a CDS encoding response regulator — protein sequence MTDLSKLKILLVEDSPVSQRLVSRQLKNLGCEPDVAANGQEALALLAQTHYTVILLDCQMPVLDGYATVEAIRNLEGQNRQTIVIAMTANDCEGEQEKCLNAGMNDFLNKPFSEPELIDKLKRWNRALGSEAVAEEACEAIAPLETEPTAETTGVVTPELATRVGLDLDRFQRITRGNSVFQQQVLQLFLQDTRKNITLVKTALQTQDLKTLEHKAHQIKGASANVGIKVVQTLAERMEQQIQQGSWEEITVGITQIEQALNDIDSFIAA from the coding sequence ATGACAGATCTATCGAAACTGAAAATTTTGTTAGTAGAAGATAGTCCTGTCAGCCAAAGACTTGTGAGTAGGCAGCTCAAAAACCTAGGCTGTGAACCGGACGTTGCGGCCAACGGTCAAGAAGCTCTGGCTCTACTGGCTCAAACTCACTACACGGTGATATTGCTCGACTGTCAGATGCCTGTCTTAGATGGCTATGCCACAGTAGAAGCAATTCGTAACCTTGAAGGACAGAATCGGCAAACTATTGTGATTGCCATGACCGCGAATGATTGTGAGGGCGAGCAAGAAAAATGCCTGAATGCGGGCATGAACGACTTTCTCAATAAACCTTTTAGCGAACCAGAACTGATTGATAAGTTAAAGCGTTGGAACCGGGCTTTGGGATCTGAGGCAGTCGCTGAGGAAGCCTGTGAAGCGATCGCTCCTTTAGAAACCGAGCCAACGGCAGAAACGACCGGGGTCGTGACACCCGAATTAGCGACCAGAGTTGGCTTAGACTTAGACCGATTCCAGCGTATTACTCGCGGCAACAGTGTATTTCAGCAACAAGTGCTACAGCTATTTCTGCAAGATACTCGCAAAAACATCACTCTGGTTAAGACAGCCCTACAGACCCAAGACCTGAAGACTCTAGAGCACAAAGCTCATCAAATTAAAGGGGCTAGCGCTAACGTCGGAATTAAAGTCGTCCAAACTCTGGCTGAGCGCATGGAGCAGCAGATTCAACAAGGAAGCTGGGAAGAGATCACAGTAGGCATCACTCAAATTGAGCAAGCCTTGAATGATATTGACAGCTTTATTGCCGCCTAG
- a CDS encoding response regulator, translated as MSSNLGGKATILAVDDSVVMQELIKRVLAVDYRVLVSDSAVDALSVLGREKVSLLLLDVSMPGIDGLEFCRTVRKLPQFAALPIIMLTARDRAFDKVQGRLAGASEYLTKPFDAIQLRQLIQKFVGTQASGSAN; from the coding sequence ATGTCTTCAAACTTAGGTGGTAAAGCGACGATTCTTGCAGTGGATGACAGCGTTGTCATGCAAGAACTGATTAAGCGAGTGTTAGCAGTAGATTATCGAGTTTTGGTTTCTGATAGCGCTGTAGATGCTTTGTCAGTGCTAGGTCGTGAGAAGGTATCGCTCCTGCTTTTAGATGTCTCTATGCCCGGAATTGATGGCCTAGAGTTCTGCCGGACAGTACGTAAACTCCCTCAGTTTGCAGCATTACCCATTATTATGCTGACAGCCCGCGATCGCGCCTTCGATAAAGTCCAAGGGCGACTCGCAGGAGCATCAGAATATTTAACCAAGCCGTTTGATGCGATCCAGTTACGCCAGTTGATTCAAAAGTTTGTTGGCACTCAAGCTTCGGGTAGCGCCAACTAG